The Dyadobacter sp. 676 DNA window CGGTGATCTGCGCTCCTGCGATGCCCCCCTCCGGCCCTGCTCAAAAACCCGCTTATCTGCGCCCCGCCGACGTGTTTCCGCACCATTCCGCTAAAACCGGAAATTTGCACGCCGTGCAACGAGTCGAGTACATTGTTGCCGAAACCCGCTATCTGCACCCCATTGACATGCCCTGACACCACATTGAATGCCCCTGCAAGCTGCACATAGCGAACATTTTCCTTTGAAATATTAAAACCACCCGCAATTTCGACCCCATTCACTCCGGCCGTGTAACCACCGGCGAGGTTTAGCGAAAATTTGTTAACCACCTGCCCGCTCATGCGCCCGTGCGTACCCAGTCCGGGCGTAAGCGAAGCCTGGTAGGGCAACGAGACGAAAAAACGGCCGATATTCCGGCTTTGCGCACGAAGGCGCTGCGAAAGAAAAAGGCGGCCCAGCCATGTAGATTCGCCCTCAGAGTAGCGGACAATCAACGGATCCAGGTCGACGGCTTTGGGCTGGATGCGCATTGTCCGGGTTGCCTCGTCGGCGCTGTTAATGACGACCGTCGTATCGCCATAACCCACTTTGCTGACCGTCAGGTAAACGGGGAACGCCCTGTCCCGGATGCGCAGTCGGAAACCGCCGTCGTCCTCCGAAAGCGTGGAAACGAGCAATTGCCGCGAATAAATACTCGCGTAGTCGACGGGCTGCCCGGTTTCGCCATCGAGAATACGGCCATTAATGTGAAACGACTTCTCCTTCGCCGCCGGAAGGATGATCAGGTAGTCGCCTTTTTCCTTGTATTGGAATTTATCATGAAAAAGCTGGTCGAGTACTTGCCGCACGGGTTGCCGGGCAACATTCAACGTAACCAGACTATCGCCGGCGATCAGATTGCTGTTGTAAGAAAAATAGAATTTTCCCTGTTCGCTGATGGATTTCAAAACAGCAGAAACCGGCTGCCCCTTTACGGAGATATCAACCGGTTTATTCAAAATCTGCTGTGCGAAGCCCCCGAGAGGGATCATTACCATAATAACAGCCAGCCTCAATACACGACGGAATATAGAATTTTGATTCATCCCGAAAGATAAGGCTATTTCAAAACGATGCGGTCACCATGGTGTTCAACTTTGAGTGAAAGGGTTTCGCTGATGACGCCCAGGATATTTTCCAGCGAGTTCTGATCGAATGTGGTATTGATCGGCATTTCCCGCAATCGCTCGTTGCCGATCACGATATCCGCTTCGTAGGCTTCGTTCAGGATTTCAACCAGTCGCCATAACGGCGTGCCGTCGCAGAAAAGCCTGCGGGTTCGGTAATAATTGTAAAATTCGTCCCCGGTGACACTCTTGCGCATTTGCGCACTGGCCTTCATAACGGTCGCTTCCTCTTTCGGCGTAATGCGGATCTTCTGATCGGCCCGTGCGACCTCCACGATGCCTGTTTCCACAATGACTTCCGTTTTTTCGGCGTCGTCTTTTACATTAAATGAAGTGCCCACCACTTTCACCGTCACGTCATTGACCGAAATCAGGAACGGCTTCGATTTATCGGGTTTTACATCAAAAAAAGCCTCTCCCGTAAGCTGTACCAGACGTGTTTTTCCCTCAAATTCTTTGGGAAAACGAATGGTCGACTTCCTGTTGAGGGTAACGATGGAGCCGTCCGGCAACGTGTCGGTCAGAGTTTGCATTCCCGAACTGACCCTCAACATCTCCGGTGACGAATTGCGTGTAGACGCGAGGTAGCTCAGCCAGCCTACGCCGGCCGTCATGAGTACCATCGCTACCATCCGCAGTATCCTGAATACCGGTTTCGGATACATCGGCATTACCTCGGCTTCCTGCACTTTGCCCGCCGTACGTGCTTTAAATCGCTCCCAGGCCGCATTTTCATCGACAGTACTCGCCCGTGAAAGCCGTTTGCTTTCGTTCCAGATCAACTCGAAATGTTCGTAGTACCGCTGGTTATCGTCGTCGTCAAGCAGCCATTGCTTGATTTCGATCTGCTCCGCAACGCTGGCCTCGTCGAGCATCGACTTCACCAGCAATTCATCTATGTTTGG harbors:
- a CDS encoding STN and carboxypeptidase regulatory-like domain-containing protein, encoding MNQNSIFRRVLRLAVIMVMIPLGGFAQQILNKPVDISVKGQPVSAVLKSISEQGKFYFSYNSNLIAGDSLVTLNVARQPVRQVLDQLFHDKFQYKEKGDYLIILPAAKEKSFHINGRILDGETGQPVDYASIYSRQLLVSTLSEDDGGFRLRIRDRAFPVYLTVSKVGYGDTTVVINSADEATRTMRIQPKAVDLDPLIVRYSEGESTWLGRLFLSQRLRAQSRNIGRFFVSLPYQASLTPGLGTHGRMSGQVVNKFSLNLAGGYTAGVNGVEIAGGFNISKENVRYVQLAGAFNVVSGHVNGVQIAGFGNNVLDSLHGVQISGFSGMVRKHVGGAQISGFLSRAGGGHRRSADHRCHRPDP
- a CDS encoding FecR domain-containing protein translates to MKTEHNPNIDELLVKSMLDEASVAEQIEIKQWLLDDDDNQRYYEHFELIWNESKRLSRASTVDENAAWERFKARTAGKVQEAEVMPMYPKPVFRILRMVAMVLMTAGVGWLSYLASTRNSSPEMLRVSSGMQTLTDTLPDGSIVTLNRKSTIRFPKEFEGKTRLVQLTGEAFFDVKPDKSKPFLISVNDVTVKVVGTSFNVKDDAEKTEVIVETGIVEVARADQKIRITPKEEATVMKASAQMRKSVTGDEFYNYYRTRRLFCDGTPLWRLVEILNEAYEADIVIGNERLREMPINTTFDQNSLENILGVISETLSLKVEHHGDRIVLK